ATTAGCGAAAGCTCCGTTTCAAAATTAGTAGTTTGAATTCCATTTAATATTCTACAGTCATTCTAGTGCAAAATCTCGACAAGCAgacaagaaagagaaaagatatATGCGcaatacactttatttattgttatcataTAAATATGGTACAATAATGTGTCGCTTATAAATACTTCTAATTACGTTAACAATGTTTTCGCACGTTTTCTGCGTGGGTGGCACGTACATGATCTGTTGCGTGACTATTTACAAACTGGGACCACGATTTCACACAGAGTAACCGCGTACGATCCGCATATGCTGCAACCATGAATCGTGGGCACCGTTGTGTCGTCCGAAATGTTCACAAAAAGTTAGCTCGGAAGCGACCGGATCGACACTGTGCATCTTCGTTCGTCCGTGCGGAGTCCGTTCCTTTCTCTTCGACAAACTATTATTACGTACTTTCTCTTGAACCGAGATTACTCAGCAACGTAGCCAACCTATAAAATCAGTGTGTACGGTGCGGACCGAACACGGTGAACCGTTCACGTTTCTCGCATGATGCATCCTCAATGGAACTGTATCGGGCACCGTTCGAACAGCAGAGCATCGTTACAGGACAATAAAAGGGGAACGTTCGACGAACAACCGACTTTGAATGAAAATCTCACACGTATCCGGAATGTAGATCTCGCTCACCTGTCCGAGGATGAACGTGTTGCGAAAGCAAGACTCTCCGGCCACCACGATGATCCGGGGCACGATTTTCGGCAGTCACGAGCCCAGCaatttttccacgatttttcgtCCCGTTTCGCACACGACTAAGGTATCGTCGCAAGAACGAGAGACTCGCGGAAAATCGTACGGGGATATGTTGATACAGAGTCAGTACCGACGACACATCTGTCCGGATCGAGACCACCAGTCTTCGATCATCCGCACGTGAAGCACTAACGTCCCGATGGGGAATCGTTTCATACGGAatctcgaagaaaaaaaaaaccaccGAAACGACTCTCACTCGGGAATAGCGAAGATTTCCGCGGTTAAACGCTAACGGGATCGATCCTCTTCCCTCGGTTATTTTCAAGGTTCGAATCACGGTTGTTCCCTGGAGAAcgtgaaattgttttcaatcgatatttaaatattaaggcTCGCAAGTTCAGTGTCCGCATTCCTAGATTCGCCAGAACCGTGCGCGGCCTGCGGAACATCGCGTTCGCATCGGCAAACGCGTCCTCTTCCAATGAGAAATGCCGCCTTCCAATAGCTCCCGCATACCATTGGTACTAGTCGCGTAGAAGCGGACGAAGACGTTTAAATAACGTGGCTTGCCGTAGCCGGTCTTATACTACTAACAGCCTTTAAAGAGCCAGGCTTCTGTGAACAAATCCTgcttttgtttcaatttgtcGTTGGAACAATCGAGCATCTAATGACAATTAATTCTTACCGCTTTCGTCGTAAAAAACAGTGGAAATTTCGGCAAAGATTAATTGGGGTTTCGATTTAGAGCTCGTGCAGCGCCAAACAATGCAGCGGcgaaacgctcaaactgttagccaaacGATATCGACGGAGTAAAAAAGTGCAGTGCGATGGTGGCGCCTCTAGTGGAAGAATTGAGAAGCTTTTAAGGggtccgtacagcgccaaaACGTGcagtggcaaaacgctcaaacttcTAGCCAAAATTATTCACAGATGGTAATTCTAaggttttaacattttaacacAGATGACGCCACGGTGCTAAAcccattaaaaaatttaaatttcataaacaaCGGACTCCGTTAGGACTCAAATAaggatttatataatatccgTAAAATTCCGTAAGGACTTAAATAATATCCGGACTTAAAGAAGTGGACGCAAACGGCGCATTCACGAGAATAATACGCTTCAGAAATACACGTGTGCTGCCATCGTGCGGAAAACTCGAGACTATCCTGTCGACGAGTTTCGACGTTTCGCCACCGCGTCTACCAGCGCTATTTTTCCACCTGCGGACCAGATGATTTGCCGGTTTTTGCACGGTCTATTGTAACTGATTGCGAGAACAGAGGTGAGAATACGTGGTTCCAACATCTATCGAGCGTACAGGTAGCTAACACTCGTTGCGACGAGAATTACGATATACCATGCACTTTCATTGCACTAACGCAGAATCATTTTTCGCTGTCTTCTTCCAAATAAATCTTATTTCCGATTTACCTCCGTACAGCCTTTCTCTGCACGGAAGAATTACGTCAGCGCGAAACATGCCACGAGTACCAACTGGTACCAGCGAGAACTGCAAGGAATTTCGCAGCCCTCTATCGACGACTCCGCCGAGCAGAATCGCGTGCAATTTGTCGTCCCGTCCTCCTCGGACCACGTAACTCCACATTTAAACCACCACGGTGTCCCGTTTGAGCGTGTATGTGCGGCGTTCCCGGAGAAGGACGGAACGATCGGCGCTAGAGAAGGACCGCTCGCGTCCGCTGTGATATTTGTTTTTGCCGTGTGCCGCCGCGTATCCATTTACATATCGGTGTTTCCACGGTGTAGTTTCGCCTATCTCGTCGGCGGCCAGGTCGATTGGTAGGAGTCAATTAAAgggcgccgcgcggcccggaAGCCTTTTACGCGGATGTGCTGTTTTTTCCCGAGCAGACCGGCCGTAACGTCAGCTACACGATGTCAGAGGAGGATCTGCTGAAGTCCCCGATCGACGGTATTTTGCCGTTTCTACAGAGCGTGAGTGCCCATTATTCTCCTCCTCTTTTCGCTATTGTTCCGCCCCCGCCTACGTAATATTCTAATCCAAGGCTTTggtaattaaatcgaataacgAAGACAGAGACCGCTACAGCGGGGAAagtgagagaggaagagagagggagagagagagagaaagggagggagaaggagagagagaaagacaacGCACTCCTTTTACGACACTTTCATTTTCCGCAGAGCCGGCGAAATAGTGTCAATGCGGAGGCACTAGCGCACATGTCAATTTCCGTTCGCTTATCGCCCCTATCGcgtatatttttgcatttcgcTCGCTGACACGGACGAAGCCACGACAAATTAACGTCAACCCGGTCCTATGTTGacgcgaaatttatttccagaCCTTCTACCAAGCCACAACGGATTACTTTTTCCCGTCatcgtttttaatttgttttcggCTAGTTGTTCTCCGTTCTTTCGCGTGGCCGTTTCAACTGGCTGAATGCATGGTTGATCGAAACGCGATTATTGTAAAGACCACCGTGGCCGGGCCATGACGCATATTGCGTTACTAAAATAACTTGTCATTAGGCAAATTTATGCAGAGGGGTTTTATGCCCATGCGAATTTCTCTTTCCTCGCGGTCGCTGTACTCCACTCGCTTctgtcttttatttcttttatgttatataattgtgttttgtgagagagagagagagcagagatGTAGGTTAAACTGTTGCAGATCGAATGGAGAGACCCATGGCTCGCTTTGCTACTAACTTTTCACATTGCCATTACCATGACCGCTGTGATGACAAGGAACCATGCGAATTTTCAGATCATGCTGTTCTTTGCTCTACGTAAGTTTCtctgtattataatagaaGCGTCGAATACTATAAGCCTGTCCTTTATTTCAGTGTTGTTGGTGTACTTCTCCGAGAGCATCAATGAAATGGCTGCATCGAATTGGATGTAAGTACATTCAGGAACAATCATATCCTTCAGatggtaaaatattgttttaatgttcAAACAGGTTGTTCTCAAGACAGCAATGTTTCGACTCCAATGGATTATTCATATCAGTAGTCTTCTCTGTGCCTATTCTAATGAACTGTATGATAATGATCGTAAGTGATTCGGGGATAATACTGTCCTGCATATTTTCTCATGTAGATTGCGATATCATTAGTCAGAGCTTTTATGAGATCTTACATAATACGCTAAAACAGTTCTGAATTACTGAATAATGCAACTTTATATACATACGATTATGTTTCGTGCAGGCTAGTTGGCTGTATCAATCCAGTCAGCTGATGACGAGCTTGAAGAGAGCTCAGCTACGACAGCAGGCGAGAAACCGGCAGATAGAGGACGAGTCCGCAAACGCGAATGGCACGGTCGTACGGGAGAAGCAGGAGTAACGTTTTTCTAGTCAGACGACGAGATTTGTAAAAAGGGAGACGGGAAGCGGAAATTATGTACATTACCGAACAATTATCTTTTTACCACGACCGGTGTGGTACACGAAATAGCGTTATGAGATTTGGCGAATGTTATTCCACGATGatagcattttttttttaaatgaaagctacTGCCGACTTTAGCGAAAAGCTTGCGTCCGTATCGAGACTCGTGATTTTGAGACGTCGGTAAGCTGTACTTCCAATGCAAtacgacacacacacactcacacacacacgcgcgcgcgtttaatgGTATAATTAGTTAGTGCAGAGAGAGACTCGAAATTCTTATGATTAACTAATTCCGTTTATTACTTGTCCACTTGATCGTGAGTTGACGCGCACGCGATTCGAGGGCCGCGGAGAGTTTATGATCTCTGAAAGgatattatcttatattaagGTACATTCCGATGGTTCTTCATCCTTATTTTTCCACGTTTCGATCGTTGGTTACGTCTCGAGGTATTTCTTAACGCATCATCGGAGTACTTACTACTCTAGCGCGTATCGCTTTTGATTATTATCGCTaaggaaatggaaaaaaagaaaaaaaatgcaCGGCATATTAGTTGATTACGGCTCTAGGTAtaacgtatatgtatatgtttgtgtatgtatgtaacgAGTGAGTGAGTACACGTTTTCCGGAACAATGATAAAAGGAACAAACGCGCCATCGTAAATATAGAAAAGGAAGTACCGCAACACATGCACGCGTATTTCGAACCAGTCAAGtaaaccccccccccccccccccattgtATAATTGTGTAAATTAAACAGCATTGTCTTGCCGTCGTCGTTTTTAATGCGTGACTAATCTGatcaaacaataaattatttcttcctaAAATCGTTTCCTcgactttttataaaaaaaaaaggtgtcTGTACGAACCCTCCACGCATTTGAGCGCAGTATCATGGGATTAACaccaattgttattattgtaacttgtgtattttttaattattatttaaataaagtagaTTTCAAGAAGAAGCGACGTATCTTTCATTCGGCACACAATACTTGTCggtatcaattttaaatttttccacTCGTTCGAAAAACTGTGGAAGTGATAACGCTGTGAATCCCACATTTGCGTTCACGTCTGTCAGGATTTAAATTTGAACGGTGTTATATAAGCAGTCTGttgtttttgaaattaaaatttgtttaataggTTTACCACTGTGGCGTCATCTGTGTTATAATGTTGAAACCTTAGAATTATCATCTGTGAATAATTTTGGCTagcagtttgagcgttttgccactgCACGTtttggcgctgtacggaccCCTTAAGAAGCTTCTCAATTTTTCCACGAGAGGCGCCACCCTTGCACTGCATTTTTTACTCCGTCGGTCACGTTGCccaacagtttgagcgttttgccactgCACGTtttggcgctgtacggactCCTGAAAAAGCTTCTCAATTTCTCCACGAGAGGCGCCACCATCGTAATATACCCTATCAGAATCATTCACCCAGCGATTTGAGAATTCCACCCCTATTTGCAACAATGAATACATTATTTGTGCACAATAAAAATGCAGGACAGTTTTATGAACATTTGAATACCCTCTAGCTATAGTTTAACCatttccttttaaaaaaactgtgaaattaaaattaaattgaacgaaTTACGAAGCAGGACAGGGTGTAAAGATGAAACGACATCGAGCaatcttcaaaataatttattaaaaatgtcgcATACTCGATATTCGAATCGGTAATCAATAATGGTATAATTAGTAACTATATGCATGTCGTGTGAGCATGTATCCGGAGGTTTTCATTCAGATTTACGTCTGGCGGTGGTCGATCCCCAATTGTTCTCTTATCAATCGTCACGCGACACCGTTCCCCAGGTCGATCGACACGATCCatacaaaaatcaatgaaCGGCGACAGATGATCCTCGTAGCAGTTGCAAATTTCTCCATGCTAACAATGAGCGGTACGAACTTAACGATCTCTACGATGCACGCGTGTCGCCGACCTGACGAACGCGTCGGAACCATCCCGCGTTTGCATTGTATGCGTgtgtctctgtgtgtgtgtgtgcaacGTGTGTTATTGTCGAACCCATTTCCTTACTATACGGTCACcgcaaaaattgattaacgtGGAAAGATTTCCTGTTGCAGGCGTTTCGTAcggtttatttttgttcatcGGCCGGACTGCAGCCGTTCGCGCGTTCGAATAAACGAGAACGTGTTTTGGCGACGAAGAACCGAGGGTGGAATCgcagtggcggcggcggcgcgacgaCTGCAGTCGAGCGGATCAGTGTCAGGAACCGAGAGAGTTGCAGGGTCTCGATGCATCGAGTGTTTCGTCTCATCGCGGTAGCATCGTCGCACGCCGCGCGGATATACGAGAAAACGTCTCGAACAGAAACCGACTCTTAAAATCCACGACCTCGGCCGTCTTGGACGCGCGACGCCGACGATCGCTTCGACGGGTGGTTCTACGCGCCGAAATTGCGAATAACGCGAGGAAAGATCATCGTCTTCGTCGAACGGGTCGCTGGccgatcgtcgacgacgccgcgtaaattcattaaaattattcgttcgTACGGATCGTCCGCGACGACGATTATTGCGGCGCTCGAGCGTTCTCGGCAGTCATCGGGAAGAGTTTCGGACGCCAGACTGAATCCCGCGCATCGATTACATTCTGCAATTGAACgcgtttaatataaaaatcttagAAAAGTGAAACAATTCGGGAACGAACGGAACCTCGGCGTCTGCGAGCGGATCCAGGCTCGCGCGGAGTACCCCCCCGTCTCGGCGTCGCTTCCTCCGCTCTTCTTCGCGCTCCTCGTCCACGTCgttaatgattaaataaatcgtttctttGTGCAGTTTATCGGTGGTCGCGACCGTCGCTTCGGTGAGTCGCCGACGAGCCGACGGGCCTCGTCGAACGCGTTACAGCGTCGACACGGTGGAGCTGGAAATGTCCGCGGCATCAACGGGATCTAGATCGCGTCTTCGATCTCGctcctccttcctcctctTGTCTAGGATGTGATCGGTAAGGCAGCGGATTGCCGATCCCCGCGTTACCGTTCGAAAGGTTGCCTCGCTGAGAAGAAGATCGACGTCCGCGCTCCGTCAAACGGCGCTTGGGAAATCGGCCGAAGAATCTTCCAAAAAAATCGCCGAAACATCGGACGAGAAATTTCGGCAAATAAATCGGTCGAGATCGGGCGAAAGAGCCGCGCTGGACGTCTCGCGAGAATGATCGGAGCCCTCTCGATGGCAGCGCGGCCATGGATATGGTTTTACAATCGTAATTAGTTAACGCTCTAAATCGCctacggttttttttttttttgttagttATTCAGTAACTTAGATCGTGATTCTAGAATTAGTTTAAAATTCATACGTGTACAGTTtacggttcttttttttatttacaagtcCGGTCCGTGACCCATTTTTCCTGCATCGTTATTATGTACATGCACGGCTGGCCGCTCCGAACGCGCTCTTTATCGCGGTCTTTGAATTTCAACATGGCGGCGACGGAGCATCCCGGTCGGCCCTAGTTTCCCCTTTCGATGCCGTGGATATCGGTTTCGCGGGAGCAGACTGCCCCGATTAGTTCTCGAGTTGATGGGTGCAGCAGCCTCTCGGTTTTTACCGCCGTTCGGAATCGCGTCGCAGAAAAACGGCGGTCGAAAATGGCGGTCGCCGCGTTCAATGTTTGCGAGCACACGCTGGATTCTCATCGGGGGTGGTTGGAATGTTGCGATCCtgttcgcgctcgcgcggctgCCTCCGTACACGTTTGTCATGCACGGTGTCAATAATGGCGCGCCGATAAATTCCATCGAGACCACTGCGCGGCTCGTGTTTGCACGCCGGCTGCAGCTGGCTCCGCGCTCGCGCCAAGCTGTTGCACCGCGGACCATTTCGCCGGTCCTTTATGCGCTCGGAACTTCCTTTAAACTCTTCCCATCGATATTTACGGTCCCGGCGTATTCCAGcctcgacaattttttaattaacggaaATGTCGCTGTACCAGTCGAGGgctaaaacaatttacttaatctctaatttcataaaacaatAGGATCGATTGcttctattttgttttaacaCTGAAACTACAGAGTTGAGCACGTGACTTGAACtttgatttcgattaaaaCCCTTTGctgtactattttctttataattataattattagaatttttcggtagcaataatttttttagaacaAATATTAACTTTGTATTTACTGTATGTTTATATctacttaaattattaaatattggtgacaagaggatataatttaaaaaaattgatcggTCGTAAAgattgtttctattttcattttattcatcttAGCGAAaggtgtttaatatttaaaaaaatatataataatattgaagataCTATTGAAGTAATttgttactaaaaatctcCGTCAGAAGTCTGATTaattaaagtacggcaaggggttaaaatataAGCTTGAACAAAGAAGTTCGTCAACGAATTTCTGCTCGATATAacctcaatatttttataatattgtaaaataaaacgtgAAAAGCTAGTTTcactaatttctttaaatgatTTGGTAGTTCCAGTGTTAAGGGATGCGATTAAGGGTGGCGCAAGCGTGGAACCAGCCTAAGGAAAGATCGCTTCAACCTTCGCCATATTCGCCATATTTATGCATCCGCGTGTAATTAAACAGAGCATTATTCTTGTCGCAGTTCATTCTTCGCTGTTCTCTTATGTCTTAGTCGTCGCATCGCGTTGCATCGTGGCACCGTGTACAAAATGGAGACCTCTGTGCAGTTCTCGCGAATCGGTATCAAGCAGTAAAGCTCACCTTATTCGCTGAACTAATTTTCAAACAGCCTGGACCAATTCTCTGAGCTAATTTCGCAGTATTCTGTATTCCATCATGGCGTCGTTGAACCatcgctttttattttcatacataacgaaagtttaaatttccgtgtctttattattttatatactaaatacgaatataaggtaaaaacataaattatcactaaggattaatattatttaactaagATAAACCTTTGTtttgttatagtatatttagCTTTTGCAATGAATAGATTTCGAGCGCGATGCTTCAACGACGACCACGCTTGGCGGCCATCTTGTAGGATACCGATCTCAGCCGAACGGAAACGCGTCTCGCGTTGAAAACAGGATATATCGGGGCAGAAACAGTTTTCAAAATTCGATTAGAATAGCCCGTCGCAGCGTTGTCGCGTCACAGTGTGCGAGTGTCTCGCGTTTGAGTATTTGCTTAGTTTTAAACGCGCGAGATCTTCGGCAGCGAAGCGCGAGGCGGAATTTCGCGCGTGAAACCGTGGACGTTCACGCGCGTCGTGAAATTCTCAACGTCGCCGGTCCGCGAGTCGCGATACCGTCCACGGTTCGCCATAAAACGAGCCACTCGATGAATAACGTCATTGATTACTCGATCGAACCGAGCCATTGCTCCGTAGAAATAATCCTATAGAAATAAACGAACCTTCTGAGATGATTGTTGAGCACCTAAAGAGTCCATCGTCATTTCGTACGATCGACGAATATGTGTGTGAACTGCGTTCATTCACCTGCGCCTCGTCGCAATACTCCCTTTATTATCATTCCACGACCCTCGTTGTTCtgcgtttttttatttttctcacttttttttatttttccaaaacgaatcatcgaagagaaagaattgCATCGCCTCAGcacgtaataattaatttttgattatcGAGCGGTGTAACGCCTCCGACGACTgaactaattaattatcgttattaatttgtacTCGCTCCGGAAATCAGAATCTGTATAACTGACCAAGAAAACCGAAGGGATGGCAGTGTGAATTTCTCtctgtgtatgtgtgtgtgtgtgttggtGTGTACGTGTGTCCCGGTTCCAGGGAAAGGATCAGCGTAGTGTTTTTAAAGATCGAACAAGAAAGCGATATTCAGTCTTCGATTCTCTGGAGCGTGCGGCAggtgtgtgtgtctgtgtgtgtgtgcgcgtgcgtgtgtgtgagAACTTTGATTTGGGTATCGCGACGGAACGGAATCACGCGGGCGAATCGAACTATGTATTTTTCTGTGTCGTGGGGAACCTGTGCGGAACTGGGGCCCGCGCGGGCCCTTTGGTCCCCGGAACGCAACATATatatcctttttttctttttttttttttaaatacatacacCGCGGAGCGTCGTTTTTTCGTGTTCTTTAGCGGAGTGGATATTGTTTCGTTGCATGTCTCTGAGCAACAccgtttttcgttttttactTTTGTACGAAATCAGGACGTCGATTCGTGTAAGAGCGAGCGAACCGCACTAGAACGAAGACGCCGGCGTGTGAGACGGGTGTTCTCGTAAGGACGAAATCGTTCTTGCGTGGAACCGTCCTGCGACGATATTCTCGatattctttcgaattttcggGTGTCACTAGACGAGCGATTTTTTCACGGCGTTCTACACGCCGCAGtgtagattataataattgtcataATAATTGCCATAATAATTGTCATAATAATTGTCATAATAATTGTCATAATAATTGTCATAATAATtgtcatataattatattgtaataattgtcaTTATCGTCCGTGATAATGACAATATTGGTAACATAAACGCGGCGTGTAAAACGCTGTAAAAATGGCCGCGTAGCCACCCCCTAAGCCGTCGATTTTATTAAGTCGTGTTCGCGGAATAGTCTACGCAAAATGGCGGACGGTCCCAGCGATCGTTGCCCCCCGTCGGCGCTACATAAAAGAACGCGACGAACGAATTAACTGGAAAGAAACGGGACGGCCGTCCCGAGAAACGATTGTCTTCCGTGAACGTAGGAGAATGGAGGGTCGGTGTTTACAAATGGATCATCGCGGTTCGACAGTGGCTCTCGTTCGCGGATGGTGTTCCCCCGTCTGTTTTCGCGGAAAATTGTCGTGCACGCGTGAAAACAGCGAGAAAAACGATGGCGGTGCTTCCGGCTAGCTGACAGCAGCATATTTTTCGCCTACTCTTTCACATCGTTCCCTTTCGCGTTTGATTTCTCGCGCCTTCGAAACCTGTTACTCGTCGACTTTCTATGCTTACCTAGTTAATAAAGCGGTTCTGTACAGGTCTCCGTTCGCGTGATCGACAAAAtcgcccccctctctctcgatcCTCGAAAAAAAACCCAAAAAGAAGCTCCGCGCGGCCAAGCTCTATACAAACTAATCGTGTTTACCAACGAAAAATCGCGAAGATCCCTTGTCGGTCGCTCGCGGTTGTCGCGGCCGTGAACAAGATGGCGGTCGACGCGAACAAGATGGCGGACGATGCGCGAGAAGACGGCGCGCGAACGGAGACGCGTGCCCAAGGATCGTTTTACCCGAtacaaatagataaataattatgtacaattatGAACAAGGTGTACAGATGTGGGCGGCGCGCACGGTGTCGCCTCTGGCTGATCCAGGATCGACGGGACGATCCTCGGCGACGAGATCCTCGTCGACTTGGTATGTTACGCGTGTGTGTCTGTGTGCGCCCTCCGGGCCGTGTCTCTAACAATTCTTAAACGGGAGCACAGCTCTCCGCGGAAAAAAAACAGCATCTCttcgtcatcgtcatcatcgtcctcgtcctcctcttcTCTTCGTCGTCTTCTTATATATATCACATAATTTCAGGCTACCATAGGTTCTAccattttttttgttttgtttgtttctcCCCACCTTCGTCGCtccttcgtttcgtttcggtaCGCGTTTCATTTCCCGGTATCTTACCTCGCTAGCACAAGTATTTTATAAGGTAGTTTAGTCGTCTAAACGGTAATCACTTGCAACGGTTTTTGGTCAGTGTCTCTAAATTCGAGGGCCGACGGCCTGGTTCCTCGCAGAGCGACGCGGTCGGTCGTCCCATTCTCCCGAAGCGAGGACACGAACGGTCGATGCCCCTTGCAAAAATACGAGAGGATACCTTCTCGACCGAAGCTTCGTTCTTCAGGCGAGCCTGGATCGAAAATCGCCGcgattttgaatttaaataggAATTTAAACAGGAGTCGTCGCGCCTGCGCATACAGTAGACGCGCAGCTGGACCAACTCGGAGCCGACGTTTCCCAGCGAACGAAGCCTCGGACGAGACAAATAAATTCCACGAATTCCCATAATTTCTGCACGAGGATTCGACGAACGCTCATCTGCACGATACTGTACGAAGTGCTATATAATACTTGCGTTGTCCTTGACAACGGCGGACCTTGAGTAGACCATAGTCGGAGACGGTTGTTGCGA
This sequence is a window from Augochlora pura isolate Apur16 chromosome 9, APUR_v2.2.1, whole genome shotgun sequence. Protein-coding genes within it:
- the Tmem18 gene encoding transmembrane protein 18, yielding MSEEDLLKSPIDGILPFLQSIEWRDPWLALLLTFHIAITMTAVMTRNHANFQIMLFFALLLLVYFSESINEMAASNWMLFSRQQCFDSNGLFISVVFSVPILMNCMIMIASWLYQSSQLMTSLKRAQLRQQARNRQIEDESANANGTVVREKQE